Below is a window of Pelobates fuscus isolate aPelFus1 chromosome 13, aPelFus1.pri, whole genome shotgun sequence DNA.
ACATAAGCAGACGGAACCTGTTCTTTTGCTTACCGATGGAGTAGAGTGATAACCACTGTAACAAGGTAGCAACAAGATAATAAATATTTCAGAAATAACTGCCTAAGTAGGCATGACTAGTGCTTATGCTTCACTGGAATGTCCCAAGGTAACTTGGGTGATACATATGATTGAGATGTACACATTCTATGTTATTTAATTTCATGTCTGTTATATTTATTGTAAAAACTGTAGGTGTATGTAACTCACAACAAGCaacaaaaatctatatatatggctgtatttaaataaagtttttttttgttttttttttaaggtgtatTCAGAACAGTACAAAGTAAATTGTGAATGCTTAAGCCTCTAGGGCTTTTAACTTGAGTTCTTGATAAAGGTCCTTAAGTCCAAAACATCAACAATTTACATTGTTCTGGATAAATGTTTTTGACAGAGAACCCACTAGTGCTCTAATCtctttggtatttatatatttcaCATGGGAAGCACCAAGGCGGTGACTGTTTGATTAATTTGGTCGTGAGTGCCTGACGACAGTTAGTATATGAAATACATatattgtgacctttatgggcaaagcaacacagtcttctagggtaacaggtatagaacaacagtctcttatgcaaaaattgtgtggtttatttacatcgtgcacaaaaatccatgcagcaatcagtttgttcaaaactttagcaaaacagaaaggaaagtctacaaacaaaatcctagctcaaattcaagcactaactaaacataaagtaatggcCCTTACTAAACCAGGGTAATATACTACACAAATCAACAAAAtaaacattggtttcaccaacatttagcactttgtttggtgctgctctgcacagacctgctctctctgcaggtcagattgtatctcctcctttctgctctgagacctgctaattaaagcctcagcagttgctaattgggcaggtgaatgagtacaggctatggaggattctgggtcctaaataccttccttctattaccctcccatagactgtcacaatatatacatacacacatatatacacatacacacacacacacatatacacatatacacataaactaTGCAAATGGTTAAAGAATTACTTATGGTAATTCTAATTAGTTAATAACACAGTTTTGGCCTTACCTCTGAAATAAATCCAGTTGATAAGGAATAAAATTGTGTCCCTGTCAACACTGCTGAGCAGTTCAGGGATTTTCCCATTGGTTTTCTTATCCACGTAGCTGTTGATCTGTTTCTTTGTCTCATCAGAATTTGTGAAGTCACTAGAAAATGCCTCTGACTCGTAATTTCTCTTGACATCATCTAAAAATGTTTGGAGCAGTTTAAGTTTTGTGTCTATAAAGAGGGCATTCCCACTGTCAAGCTGTAGCTCACTATTTGGGTCATTTAAGACATGGTGAAGATGCTGGAAACCAGAATGAACGTCCTCCTTTGTGATTTCAGAGCGGTTGAAACTAAGACCTTCTAAGATCTCGTCTTGGGTCTTGGACTTGGCTCCTAGAGAAAGCATGGCAAAAGCAGTGGAAATACTGACTGGGGAAAAGAAAATATTCTCTGAAGGCTTTGAATCGGCTACCTGCTTGTAAAATTTGAAAGCAAACTGAGCATTGTATGGTGCAATTTTATGGCAAGCCGTGGATTCATTGAAATGAACATGATGATATGAGTCGTGCTTTCCTTTTCCGTGATGGCCATGATTTTTGTGATGGCCACTGTGATCACCGTGTTTATGATCTCCGTGGTCATGTTTGTGGTCATCAGTGTGATCGGTATGTTCGTCATCATGTTCCCCACCATGGTGACTGAAAACTACTGTGCATAGTAGAGAGGCACTCAGACATAGGTAGAGGAAAAACTTCATAtcctgcaacaaaaaaaaaaacagca
It encodes the following:
- the LOC134582873 gene encoding alpha-1-antitrypsin-like, whose protein sequence is MKFFLYLCLSASLLCTVVFSHHGGEHDDEHTDHTDDHKHDHGDHKHGDHSGHHKNHGHHGKGKHDSYHHVHFNESTACHKIAPYNAQFAFKFYKQVADSKPSENIFFSPVSISTAFAMLSLGAKSKTQDEILEGLSFNRSEITKEDVHSGFQHLHHVLNDPNSELQLDSGNALFIDTKLKLLQTFLDDVKRNYESEAFSSDFTNSDETKKQINSYVDKKTNGKIPELLSSVDRDTILFLINWIYFRGKWEIPFEEKYTSEGDFHVDENTVVKVPFMRRTGMYNALLSENVTVVQIPYKGNTSALFILPKEGKLGYIEQNLEKSAIKKWKSKFHRMSLNLALPKFSISTTLNLKEQFNKLGVTQVFSDAADLSGITDQAKLKVSGAIHKAALSVDEKGTEAAAATVLEIMPMSLPPTVTFDKPFVCVIYNKETHSTLFMGRIVNPVAA